A genomic segment from Chelonoidis abingdonii isolate Lonesome George chromosome 24, CheloAbing_2.0, whole genome shotgun sequence encodes:
- the LOC116817495 gene encoding carboxyl-terminal PDZ ligand of neuronal nitric oxide synthase protein-like, whose amino-acid sequence MPVKNRYNLVDDGCDSRVPLHNEDAFQHGIHFQAKYIGSLDVPRPNSRVEIVAAMRRIRYEFKAKNIKKKKVSIIVSVDGVKVILRKKQKRKEWTWDESKMLVMHDPVYRIFYVSHDSQDLKIFSYIARDGANNSFRCNVFKSKKKSQAMRVVRTVGQAFEVCHKLSLQHALQNADGQADGASDKSAEEQPLEVHQQRGAKIVDVDEADVDSDGLGLSERGTEELPSPIGELGILKSGQILTDKSCQDADNCSIYPSVSQQLLSASSPCSSASTTPLASQHCLQLLQHQLLQQQQQTQVAVAQVKLLKDQLTAETAARIEAQARVRQLLLTNRDLLQHVSLLVKQLKELEIKMQHRQSVDRSLQNLSLAQSLSLNLKNHYSLEINLPSTSTPASVLGSPLAPGSLALLGTSASYLNLLSLEKSSKGPMATDGDERLVVLEGQDGLYRRVEGSEVSDQALLNGGGRQKAGDSSSRAEDERSQQPIPKLNPPPPILRKRSSKTSPSLEVESKPENAAPVSLPSPNASSLTSVTTCSLASSEFESDTRTPAPGTEFFPNQGARPAWGKDRTGENGHVSPMSGTSRSSEGALAPGEMASKNPARHPAGTACTMDSTLPFSSAGTETCLHISFSEDELLENEVDEARGLSRVPA is encoded by the exons tatgaattcaaagcaaagaaCATCAAGAAGAAGAAAGTGAGCATCATCGTTTCTGTGGACGGGGTGAAGGTAATTCTACGCAAGAAGCAGAAG AGAAAAGAATGGACCTGGGACGAGAGTAAGATGTTAGTGATGCATGATCCTGTCTACAG GATCTTCTACGTGTCACACGACTCACAGGACCTCAAGATTTTCAGTTACATTGCAAGGGATGGCGCCAACAACTCGTTCAGATGCAATGttttcaaatccaaaaagaaG AGCCAGGCCATGCGGGTGGTGCGGACAGTGGGCCAGGCCTTCGAGGTGTGTCACAAGCTGAGCCTGCAGCACGCACTGCAGAACGCGGACGGCCAGGCGGATGGCGCCAGTGACAAGTCTGCGGAAGAGCAGCCTCTAGAAG TTCACCAGCAGCGGGGAGCCAAGATAGTGGATGTTGATGAGGCTGACGTGGACTCCGATGGCCTTGGCCTGTCTGAGAGGGGCACTGAGGAGCTGCCCTCCCCCATCGGGGAGCTGGGCATACTGAAATCTGGACAGATCTTAACAGACAAGAGCTGTCAG GATGCTGACAACTGCTCCATCTACCCCTCTGTGTCCCAGCAACTGCTGAGTGCAAGCagcccctgctcctctgcctcgACAACCCCGCTGGCCTCCCAGCActgcctgcagctcctccagcatcagctactgcagcagcagcagcagacacaggtGGCTGTGGCACAG GTGAAGTTGCTGAAAGACCAGCTGACTGCTGAAACAGCCGCCCGCATCGAGGCTCAGGCCCGGGTACGCCAGCTGCTGCTGACCAACCGTGACCTGCTGCAGCATGTCTCCCTGCTGGTGAAGCAGCTGAAGGAGCTGGAGATCAAGATGCAGCACAGGCAGTCAG TTGACAGATCCTTGCAGAACCTGTCCCTGGCTCAGTCCCTGTCTCTGAACCTGAAGAACCATTACAGCCTGGAAATCAACCTGCCCTCCACCTCCACTCCAGCCAGTGTCCTGGGCAGCCCGCTGGCCCCTGGCTCGCTGGCTCTGCTGGGCACCAGCGCCTCCTACCTCAACCTCCTGAGCCTGGAGAAAAGCAGCAAGGGCCCGATGGCCACGGACGGGGACGAACGCCTGGTGGTGCTGGAAGGGCAGGATGGTCTGTACCGGCGGGTGGAGGGCTCCGAGGTCAGCGACCAGGCTCTGCTCAACGGTGGCGGCAGGCAGAAGGCAGGCGACTCgagcagcagagcagaggacGAGAG GTCTCAGCAGCCCATCCCCAAACTCAATCCCCCGCCGCCCATCCTGCGGAAGAGGTCGAGCAAGACGTCCCCGAGCCTGGAGGTGGAATCCAAGCCTGAGAATGCTGCTCCTGTATCGCTGCCCAGCCCCAACGCGTCCAGTCTCACTAGCGTCACCACCTGCTCGCTCGCCAGCTCCGAGTTCGAGTCGGACaccaggactcctgcccctgGCACGGAGTTCTTCCCCAACCAGGGGGCCCGGCCGGCATGGGGCAAGGACAGGACTGGCGAGAACGGCCATGTGTCCCCCATGTCTGGCACCTCCCGTTCTTCGGAAGGGGCTCTTGCCCCTGGAGAGATGGCTAGCAAGAACCCAGCGAGACACCCAGCAGGCACGGCCTGCACCATGGACAGCACCTTGCCATTCTCCTCTGCGGGCACCGAAACCTGCTTGCACATCAGCTTCTCAGAGGATGAGCTGCTGGAGAACGAGGTGGATGAggccagggggctcagcagggtcCCTGCTTAG